Proteins from a single region of Apis mellifera strain DH4 linkage group LG7, Amel_HAv3.1, whole genome shotgun sequence:
- the LOC552605 gene encoding lisH domain and HEAT repeat-containing protein KIAA1468 homolog isoform X1 has product MAGVIQEVRDPLSTDSKGSTNIKTTISYEEIAIKLLNEKLLLTALELHAELCEAGKELPILREFFSNPNHFENQNIKPEPYTTMPRSSSQATLDSLDMTRYSEDGAGIDERVAILEFELRKARENISALRANLTVVTESEGTITDKFSDKYLSNETPIKPHEQRAINFLVNEYLLASSYKLTSITFSDENENQDFEDWQDVGLNIPKPAELLQIYREYMKANGYDKSSSISVGVQTDFCEKLKAETEKDEFKEMVKKVEELKQQTALLEQERLDLQEFIVTSENLSQNPIKQGSSGTIQTINSNSTTPDKFELLETPVRDTSTVTQEVEEDDSVSVVVSLGETDPGDKEWTRIQLPRVDVTEGSSILPNPPSRHLPLKFKMEVIAHCLINVSSSAISTAEEVFKNGITRDTLIQILTQTLPRIVPNIILNKREEVIPLILSTIRLHNDSTEREKLLQLLFNLKKRPQEDERQLILAGFIAMAKLEDEPMEGEEILTICWEQSQHKYPEKRLLAIECCSVLAPYMSVCIRNSLMLSMLQQMLLEDKDPTVRASVVRSLALLIALMDDPDKYFQCEELALTALHDISSIVVEVASSLLLPILAQWALSLKRLQTHLLPRIISKVKSHLKSSYFQHSPNKDHVDEERIVSSIGVLQYLLPHMIICIADTDSVRTYVEHGISSDLPDVFINLCHSNIVNPKVFYDGDVDIGNLLNAFFANTWENDSWPELDWFTNKLVLDILEMIKSVEINQETILNALLTYIHSLCLGFGRYITQTRIQPIIASEVTELEQQLTTLSTDKKNMNLTLIPTYLIILSTLNGIDVSKSLKQFLVALSMSGTNITSLQIAIIMLCAQENMQEHILSGLWDGVVHQRPIVRCTTATLFGCIIAHISDQLASTKVVPAIVTLVSDPDITVRSAAIPSLGRLITECKVREIRDKARLTLETIAKEPHGIPPTLALPLVSTLAFIAPNCPQNYIEDVIATQLMGITSSALQQNRKIDLISSLIEAYSVLVYCPLSNQCVSSVLLPGLKYLEQLVNQYLPQQKETVRSLLRETESRQDLSKPMERSLSMSSGLSLSMASVNVGQGVEDMRQRVSKIFQQKTSSPSMSSIFRKK; this is encoded by the exons ATGGCTGGTGTTATACAAGAGGTTAGAGATCCTCTGTCCACGGACAGTAaag GatctacaaatattaaaacaacgaTATCTTATGAGGAAATTGCTATTAAGCTTTTAAACGAAAAGCTTTTATTAACGGCTTTAGAATTACATGCAGAGTTATGTGAAGCTGGAAAAGAATTACCTattttaagagaatttttttcaaatccaaatcattttgaaaatcaaaatattaagcCAGAACCATATACCACTATGC cTAGATCTTCTAGTCAGGCTACTTTGGATTCGCTTGATATGACAAGATATTCAGAAGATGGTGCAGGTATTGATGAAAGAGTAGcaattttagaatttgaaCTAAGAAAGGctagagaaaatatttcagctCTCCGTGCAAATCTTACAGTAGTAACAG aaTCGGAAGGGACTATAACTGATAAATTCTCTGATAAGTATTTATCTAATGAAACCCCCATAAAACCTCATGAACAAAGAgctataaattttcttgttaaCGAATATTTGTTAGCAAGCTCTTACAAATTAACATCAATTACGTTTagtgatgaaaatgaaaatcaagaTTTTGAAGATTGGCAAGATGTAggattaaatattccaaaaccagcagaattattacaaatttatagagAATATATGAAAGCAAATGGATATGATAAATCATCTTCTATAAGTGTTGGTGTGCAAACTGATTtctgtgaaaaattaaaagcagaaacagagaaagatgaatttaaagaaatg gTGAAAAAAGTAGAGGAACTTAAACAACAGACTGCATTATTAGAACAAGAAAGATTGGATTTACAAGAATTTATTGTCACTAGTGAAAATTTATCTCAAAATCcaattaaa caaGGTAGTAGCGGAACAATACaaacaataaattcaaattctacTACTCcagataaatttgaacttcttGAAACACCAGTTCGTGATACATCGACAGTAACTCAAGAAGTCGAAGAAGATGATAGCGTTTCTGTTGTTGTCAGTCTTGGCGAAACTGATCCCGGAGATAAAGAATGGACTAGAATACAATTACCTAGAGTGGATGTTACCGAAGGATCATCTATTCTTCCTAATCCGCCATCTAG acATTTaccattaaaattcaaaatggaaGTAATAGcacattgtttaataaatgtttcaagTTCTGCAATTTCTACTGCAGAAGAAGTTTTCAAAAATGGTATAACACGTGATActcttattcaaattttaacacAAACATTACCTCGGATTGTacctaatattattttaaataagcgCGAAGAAGTGATACCATTAATATTAAGCACAATTCGACTTCATAATGATTCtacagaaagagaaaaattattacaattgttatttaatttaaaaaaaagaccaCAAGAAGATGAAAGACAATTGATTTTAGCTG gtTTCATTGCTATGGCAAAACTTGAAGATGAACCAATGGAAGGTGAAGAAATTTTGACTATTTGTTGGGAACAAAGTCAACATAAATATCctgaaaaaagattattagcTATTGAGTGTTGTTCCGTATTAGCTCCATATATGTCAGTTTGCATAAGAAATTCTTTAATGCTTTCTATGCTTCAACAAATGTTACTTGAAGATAAAGATCCTACAGTTAGGGCTAGTGTGGTGAGAAGTCTTGCATTATTGATAGCTTTAATGGATGAtcctgataaatattttcag tgTGAAGAATTAGCATTAACAGCACTTCATGATATATCATCTATTGTTGTTGAAGTTGCATCTTCTTTACTTTTACCAATTTTAGCTCAATGGGCGCTTTCCCTCAAAAGATTACAGACACATCTATTGCCACGTATCATATCTAAAGTAAAAAGTCATTTAAAATCTTCATATTTTCAACATTCACCTAATAAAGATCATGTAGATGAAGAAAGAATAGTATCATCAATTGGAGTATTACAGTATTTACTTCCACATATGATTATCTGTATAGCAGATACTGATTCAGTTAGAACTTATGTTGAACATGGAATATCATCTGATTTAC ctgatgtgtttataaatttgtgtCATTCCAATATCGTTAATCCAAAAGTATTTTACGATGGTGATGTGGATATAGGAAATCTTCTAAATGCGTTTTTTGCAAATACATGGGAAAATGATTCATGGCCAGAATTAGATtggtttacaaataaatt AGTATTGGATATTTtggaaatgataaaatctGTCGAAATTAATCAAGAGACAATTTTAAATGCTCTTCTAACatatattcattctttatGTTTGGGTTTTGGGCGATATATTACACAAACACgg attcaaCCAATAATTGCATCTGAAGTAACTGAACTTGAACAACAATTAACGACTTTATCAactgataaaaagaatatgaatttgACATTAATTccaacatatttaattatattatccacTTTAAATGGTATAGATGtttctaaatctttaaaaCAGTTCCTTGTTGCTTTATCTATGAGTGGCACCAATATTACTAGTTTACAGATCgcaattattatgttatgcGCTCAAGAAAATATGCAAGAACATATTCTTAGTGGTTTATGGGATG gggTAGTACATCAAAGACCTATTGTAAGATGCACAACTGCAACATTATTTGGTTGTATAATAGCTCATATTTCCGATCAGTTAGCAAGTACTAAGGTAGTTCCTGCAATTGTAACACTCGTTAGTGATCCTGATAT AACTGTTCGATCTGCTGCAATTCCTTCTCTTGGTCGTTTAATAACGGAATGTAAAGTTAGAGAGATCCGTGATAAAGCACGTTTAACTTTAGAAACTATTGCTAAAGAACCTCATGGCATTCCGCCAACCTTAGCACTCCCTTTGGTCTCAACATTAGCATTTATTGCTCCTAATTGTcctcaaaattatatagaagatg ttatagcAACGCAATTAATGGGCATAACTTCATCAGCATTACagcaaaatcgtaaaattgatCTCATTAGTTCATTAATTGAAGCATATTCTGTCTTGGTTTATTGTCCATTGAGTAATCAATGTGTTTCTAGCGTATTATTGCCCGGATTAAAGTATCTTGAACAATTggttaatcaatatttacctCAACAAAAAGAAACAGTTAGATCATTATTACGAGAAACAGAATCACGACAGGATCTTTCAAAACCAATGGAAAg atCTTTATCAATGAGTTCTGGCCTTTCTTTATCAATGGCTTCGGTAAACGTAGGACAAGGTGTAGAAGATATGAGACAGAGAGTgagcaaaatatttcaacaaaaaacTAGTTCGCCAAGTATGTCTagtatttttcgaaagaaataa
- the LOC552605 gene encoding lisH domain and HEAT repeat-containing protein KIAA1468 homolog isoform X2, whose amino-acid sequence MAGVIQEVRDPLSTDSKGSTNIKTTISYEEIAIKLLNEKLLLTALELHAELCEAGKELPILREFFSNPNHFENQNIKPEPYTTMPRSSSQATLDSLDMTRYSEDGAGIDERVAILEFELRKARENISALRANLTVVTESEGTITDKFSDKYLSNETPIKPHEQRAINFLVNEYLLASSYKLTSITFSDENENQDFEDWQDVGLNIPKPAELLQIYREYMKANGYDKSSSISVGVQTDFCEKLKAETEKDEFKEMVKKVEELKQQTALLEQERLDLQEFIVTSENLSQNPIKQGSSGTIQTINSNSTTPDKFELLETPVRDTSTVTQEVEEDDSVSVVVSLGETDPGDKEWTRIQLPRVDVTEGSSILPNPPSRHLPLKFKMEVIAHCLINVSSSAISTAEEVFKNGITRDTLIQILTQTLPRIVPNIILNKREEVIPLILSTIRLHNDSTEREKLLQLLFNLKKRPQEDERQLILAGFIAMAKLEDEPMEGEEILTICWEQSQHKYPEKRLLAIECCSVLAPYMSVCIRNSLMLSMLQQMLLEDKDPTVRASVVRSLALLIALMDDPDKYFQCEELALTALHDISSIVVEVASSLLLPILAQWALSLKRLQTHLLPRIISKVKSHLKSSYFQHSPNKDHVDEERIVSSIGVLQYLLPHMIICIADTDSVRTYVEHGISSDLPDVFINLCHSNIVNPKVFYDGDVDIGNLLNAFFANTWENDSWPELDWFTNKLVLDILEMIKSVEINQETILNALLTYIHSLCLGFGRYITQTRIQPIIASEVTELEQQLTTLSTDKKNMNLTLIPTYLIILSTLNGIDVSKSLKQFLVALSMSGTNITSLQIAIIMLCAQENMQEHILSGLWDGVVHQRPIVRCTTATLFGCIIAHISDQLASTKVVPAIVTLVSDPDM is encoded by the exons ATGGCTGGTGTTATACAAGAGGTTAGAGATCCTCTGTCCACGGACAGTAaag GatctacaaatattaaaacaacgaTATCTTATGAGGAAATTGCTATTAAGCTTTTAAACGAAAAGCTTTTATTAACGGCTTTAGAATTACATGCAGAGTTATGTGAAGCTGGAAAAGAATTACCTattttaagagaatttttttcaaatccaaatcattttgaaaatcaaaatattaagcCAGAACCATATACCACTATGC cTAGATCTTCTAGTCAGGCTACTTTGGATTCGCTTGATATGACAAGATATTCAGAAGATGGTGCAGGTATTGATGAAAGAGTAGcaattttagaatttgaaCTAAGAAAGGctagagaaaatatttcagctCTCCGTGCAAATCTTACAGTAGTAACAG aaTCGGAAGGGACTATAACTGATAAATTCTCTGATAAGTATTTATCTAATGAAACCCCCATAAAACCTCATGAACAAAGAgctataaattttcttgttaaCGAATATTTGTTAGCAAGCTCTTACAAATTAACATCAATTACGTTTagtgatgaaaatgaaaatcaagaTTTTGAAGATTGGCAAGATGTAggattaaatattccaaaaccagcagaattattacaaatttatagagAATATATGAAAGCAAATGGATATGATAAATCATCTTCTATAAGTGTTGGTGTGCAAACTGATTtctgtgaaaaattaaaagcagaaacagagaaagatgaatttaaagaaatg gTGAAAAAAGTAGAGGAACTTAAACAACAGACTGCATTATTAGAACAAGAAAGATTGGATTTACAAGAATTTATTGTCACTAGTGAAAATTTATCTCAAAATCcaattaaa caaGGTAGTAGCGGAACAATACaaacaataaattcaaattctacTACTCcagataaatttgaacttcttGAAACACCAGTTCGTGATACATCGACAGTAACTCAAGAAGTCGAAGAAGATGATAGCGTTTCTGTTGTTGTCAGTCTTGGCGAAACTGATCCCGGAGATAAAGAATGGACTAGAATACAATTACCTAGAGTGGATGTTACCGAAGGATCATCTATTCTTCCTAATCCGCCATCTAG acATTTaccattaaaattcaaaatggaaGTAATAGcacattgtttaataaatgtttcaagTTCTGCAATTTCTACTGCAGAAGAAGTTTTCAAAAATGGTATAACACGTGATActcttattcaaattttaacacAAACATTACCTCGGATTGTacctaatattattttaaataagcgCGAAGAAGTGATACCATTAATATTAAGCACAATTCGACTTCATAATGATTCtacagaaagagaaaaattattacaattgttatttaatttaaaaaaaagaccaCAAGAAGATGAAAGACAATTGATTTTAGCTG gtTTCATTGCTATGGCAAAACTTGAAGATGAACCAATGGAAGGTGAAGAAATTTTGACTATTTGTTGGGAACAAAGTCAACATAAATATCctgaaaaaagattattagcTATTGAGTGTTGTTCCGTATTAGCTCCATATATGTCAGTTTGCATAAGAAATTCTTTAATGCTTTCTATGCTTCAACAAATGTTACTTGAAGATAAAGATCCTACAGTTAGGGCTAGTGTGGTGAGAAGTCTTGCATTATTGATAGCTTTAATGGATGAtcctgataaatattttcag tgTGAAGAATTAGCATTAACAGCACTTCATGATATATCATCTATTGTTGTTGAAGTTGCATCTTCTTTACTTTTACCAATTTTAGCTCAATGGGCGCTTTCCCTCAAAAGATTACAGACACATCTATTGCCACGTATCATATCTAAAGTAAAAAGTCATTTAAAATCTTCATATTTTCAACATTCACCTAATAAAGATCATGTAGATGAAGAAAGAATAGTATCATCAATTGGAGTATTACAGTATTTACTTCCACATATGATTATCTGTATAGCAGATACTGATTCAGTTAGAACTTATGTTGAACATGGAATATCATCTGATTTAC ctgatgtgtttataaatttgtgtCATTCCAATATCGTTAATCCAAAAGTATTTTACGATGGTGATGTGGATATAGGAAATCTTCTAAATGCGTTTTTTGCAAATACATGGGAAAATGATTCATGGCCAGAATTAGATtggtttacaaataaatt AGTATTGGATATTTtggaaatgataaaatctGTCGAAATTAATCAAGAGACAATTTTAAATGCTCTTCTAACatatattcattctttatGTTTGGGTTTTGGGCGATATATTACACAAACACgg attcaaCCAATAATTGCATCTGAAGTAACTGAACTTGAACAACAATTAACGACTTTATCAactgataaaaagaatatgaatttgACATTAATTccaacatatttaattatattatccacTTTAAATGGTATAGATGtttctaaatctttaaaaCAGTTCCTTGTTGCTTTATCTATGAGTGGCACCAATATTACTAGTTTACAGATCgcaattattatgttatgcGCTCAAGAAAATATGCAAGAACATATTCTTAGTGGTTTATGGGATG gggTAGTACATCAAAGACCTATTGTAAGATGCACAACTGCAACATTATTTGGTTGTATAATAGCTCATATTTCCGATCAGTTAGCAAGTACTAAGGTAGTTCCTGCAATTGTAACACTCGTTAGTGATCCTGATATGTAA
- the LOC550970 gene encoding lysophosphatidylcholine acyltransferase isoform X1: protein MDEANGKMRSKHEDVDAASLSADILNPFVHRLELDTTYDKLKTAFLTVALLPFRLAAITALVIMAWLLACLGLLGLSEEDLRRAPLTGWRRDMRIVICWMMRALFICGGFHHLKVKGRRAESKDAPVLALAPHSSFFDALPVVYLGGPSIVAKAEIGRIPFFGKLINYTQPVYVWREDPNSRQNTIKEIIERATSKEDWPQVMIFPEGTCTNRSCLITFKSGAFYPGVPVQPVCIRYPNKLDTVTWTWEGPGALKLLWLTLTQLNSSCEIEFLPVYKPSEAEKTDPKLYANNVRRLMAEALQIPVSDYTYDDCRIISKAHQLHIPRASTIVEAHKLRNKLGLVSTKMEEELVQKKTERFSEEVNLHEFAQILRIDAKESATQQLFRIHDRQGNGKIDLEEYLFTVLATTNANSELDKVETAFEVCGTKSLSCINKMELRKALKLSLNVPLEESDKIFQNAKIDFADTTVNFEFVLAALAARTEYSHIFAGNPETRKKNI, encoded by the exons ACGGCATTCCTGACTGTGGCTCTCCTACCATTCAGACTAGCTGCAATTACGGCTCTGGTGATCATGGCCTGGCTTTTGGCTTGTCTAGGCCTCCTTGGATTGTCCGAGGAAGATCTTCGACGCGCACCTTTGACGGGGTGGAGACG AGACATGCGAATCGTGATCTGCTGGATGATGCGAGCATTGTTCATCTGCGGTGGATTTCATCACCTGAAGGTCAAAGGTCGTAGAGCAGAATCAAAGGATGCCCCCGTGTTAGCCCTAGCCCCGCATTCAAGCTTCTTCGACGCACTTCCGGTTGTTTACCTCGGCGGACCGAGCATCGTCGCCAAAGCGGAAATCGGGCGCATTCCTTTTTTCGGAA AACTTATCAACTATACGCAACCAGTCTATGTTTGGAGAGAAGATCCGAATTCACGACAAAATACGATTAAGGAAATTATCGAAAGGGCTACTTCGAAAGAGGATTGGCCACAG GTGATGATTTTTCCCGAAGGTACTTGTACAAATCGATCGTGTCTTATTACTTTCAAATCGGGAGCATTTTATCCCGGTGTTCCTGTTCAGCCTGTTTGTATCAGATATCCTAATAAATTAGACACTGTAACGTGGACCTGGGAAGGTCCTGGAGC attaaaattattgtggCTTACGTTGACACAATTGAATAGCAGTTGTGAGATAGAGTTCCTCCCCGTTTACAAACCAAGCGAAGCCGAGAAAACAGATCCTAAACTTTATGCAAATAACGTACGACGTCTTATGGCTGA agcaTTACAAATTCCTGTATCAGACTATACGTATGACGATTGTCGAATTATTAGCAAAGCTCATCAACTACATATACCACGGGCATCTACCATAGTCGAAGCTCATAAACTTCGTAACAAACTTGG TTTGGTATCGacaaaaatggaagaagaattagTTCAAAAGAAAACGGAAAGATTTAGCGAAGAAGTTAATTTACATGAATTTGCGCAAATTCTTAGAATAGATGCAAAAGAATCTGCTACTCAACAACTGTTTCGAATACATGATAGA CAAGGAAATGGTAAAATAGATttggaagaatatttattcacgGTACTAGCCACGACAAACGCAAATTCGGAGCTAGACAAAGTTGAAACAGCGTTTGAA GTATGTGGCACAAAATCATTATcgtgtattaataaaatggaattaagAAAAGCTTTAAAACTCTCGCTAAATGTGCCACTGGAAGaatctgataaaatttttcagaatgcaaaaattgattttgccGATACGACAGTGAATTTTG AATTCGTTTTAGCCGCACTAGCAGCAAGAACAGAATATTCTCATATATTCGCTGGAAATCCtgaaacgaggaaaaaaaatatttga
- the LOC550970 gene encoding lysophosphatidylcholine acyltransferase isoform X2, giving the protein MDEANGKMRSKHEDVDAASLSADILNPFVHRLELDTTYDKLKTAFLTVALLPFRLAAITALVIMAWLLACLGLLGLSEEDLRRAPLTGWRRKIVPWLCFMGRLTYQAGGMRIVVRGRQATRAEAPILVVAPHSTFMDGGIVYITGFPSIIVRRESGLNPFIGKLINYTQPVYVWREDPNSRQNTIKEIIERATSKEDWPQVMIFPEGTCTNRSCLITFKSGAFYPGVPVQPVCIRYPNKLDTVTWTWEGPGALKLLWLTLTQLNSSCEIEFLPVYKPSEAEKTDPKLYANNVRRLMAEALQIPVSDYTYDDCRIISKAHQLHIPRASTIVEAHKLRNKLGLVSTKMEEELVQKKTERFSEEVNLHEFAQILRIDAKESATQQLFRIHDRQGNGKIDLEEYLFTVLATTNANSELDKVETAFEVCGTKSLSCINKMELRKALKLSLNVPLEESDKIFQNAKIDFADTTVNFEFVLAALAARTEYSHIFAGNPETRKKNI; this is encoded by the exons ACGGCATTCCTGACTGTGGCTCTCCTACCATTCAGACTAGCTGCAATTACGGCTCTGGTGATCATGGCCTGGCTTTTGGCTTGTCTAGGCCTCCTTGGATTGTCCGAGGAAGATCTTCGACGCGCACCTTTGACGGGGTGGAGACG CAAAATAGTGCCCTGGTTGTGCTTTATGGGTCGGCTCACTTACCAAGCAGGAGGAATGAGAATCGTTGTGCGCGGAAGGCAGGCGACGAGGGCGGAAGCGCCGATCTTAGTGGTTGCACCCCACTCGACCTTCATGGACGGAGGGATTGTCTACATAACTGGCTTCCCTTCGATCATCGTAAGACGAGAATCAGGATTGAACCCTTTCATCGGAA AACTTATCAACTATACGCAACCAGTCTATGTTTGGAGAGAAGATCCGAATTCACGACAAAATACGATTAAGGAAATTATCGAAAGGGCTACTTCGAAAGAGGATTGGCCACAG GTGATGATTTTTCCCGAAGGTACTTGTACAAATCGATCGTGTCTTATTACTTTCAAATCGGGAGCATTTTATCCCGGTGTTCCTGTTCAGCCTGTTTGTATCAGATATCCTAATAAATTAGACACTGTAACGTGGACCTGGGAAGGTCCTGGAGC attaaaattattgtggCTTACGTTGACACAATTGAATAGCAGTTGTGAGATAGAGTTCCTCCCCGTTTACAAACCAAGCGAAGCCGAGAAAACAGATCCTAAACTTTATGCAAATAACGTACGACGTCTTATGGCTGA agcaTTACAAATTCCTGTATCAGACTATACGTATGACGATTGTCGAATTATTAGCAAAGCTCATCAACTACATATACCACGGGCATCTACCATAGTCGAAGCTCATAAACTTCGTAACAAACTTGG TTTGGTATCGacaaaaatggaagaagaattagTTCAAAAGAAAACGGAAAGATTTAGCGAAGAAGTTAATTTACATGAATTTGCGCAAATTCTTAGAATAGATGCAAAAGAATCTGCTACTCAACAACTGTTTCGAATACATGATAGA CAAGGAAATGGTAAAATAGATttggaagaatatttattcacgGTACTAGCCACGACAAACGCAAATTCGGAGCTAGACAAAGTTGAAACAGCGTTTGAA GTATGTGGCACAAAATCATTATcgtgtattaataaaatggaattaagAAAAGCTTTAAAACTCTCGCTAAATGTGCCACTGGAAGaatctgataaaatttttcagaatgcaaaaattgattttgccGATACGACAGTGAATTTTG AATTCGTTTTAGCCGCACTAGCAGCAAGAACAGAATATTCTCATATATTCGCTGGAAATCCtgaaacgaggaaaaaaaatatttga